A stretch of Gossypium hirsutum isolate 1008001.06 chromosome A06, Gossypium_hirsutum_v2.1, whole genome shotgun sequence DNA encodes these proteins:
- the LOC107962637 gene encoding uncharacterized protein gives MASPSDHSNSEVVYRRQNKGPPFKFLVPLVYAPVLPLIRLSLRKNPVLRDRLFTIVLAGAFIHGSYLVSDLYDAESK, from the exons ATGGCCTCCCCTTCCGATCACTCTAATTC GGAAGTTGTTTATAGGAGGCAGAACAAAGGACCCCCTTTCAAGTTCCTAGTCCCTTTAGTCTATGCCCCTGTTCTCCCTTTAA TTCGACTTTCTTTGAGGAAGAACCCAGTTTTAAGGGACCGGCTGTTTACTATTGTGTTGGCTGGGGCTTTTATTCATGGTTCTTATTTGGT TTCGGATCTATATGATGCTGAGAGCAAGTGA
- the LOC107962638 gene encoding potassium channel AKT1 produces MDSLIRNKGVFRVSVCGQEEVEHLSRESSHYSLSTGILPSLGARSNRRVKLRSSIISPYDRRYRVWETFLIILVVYTAWVSPFEFGFIRKPEAPLSIIDNVVNGFFALDIVLTFFVAYLDKATYLLIDDPKKIAWKYASSWLAFDIISTIPSELAQKFFPRRVHSYGLFNMLRLWRLRRVSALFSRLEKDKNYNYFWVRCAKLVCVTLFAVHCAGCFYYLIAAQYHDPGRTWIGASLGENFLEQSLSIRYVTSIYWSITTLTTVGYGDLHPVNTREMIFDIFYMLFNLGLTAYLIGNMTNLVVHGTSRTRRFRDTIQAATSFAQRNQLPPRLQDQMLAHLCLKFRTDSEGLQQQETLDALPKAIRSSISHYLFYSLMDKVYLFRGVSNDLLFQLVSEMKAEYFPPKEDIILQNEAPTDFYILVTGAVDLVILKNGVEQVVGEANTGDICGEIGVLCYRPQLFTIRTKRLCQLLRLNRTTFLNIIQANVGDGTIIMNNLLQHLKDMNDPIMQGVLIETENMLARGRMDLPLNLCFTALRGDDLLLHQLLKRGLDPNESDNSGRTALHIAASKGSENCVLLLLDYGADPNGKDSEGSVPLWEAMLAGHDKVAQLLKDNGGNINAGDVGHFACTAAEQNNLNLLKEIVRYGGDVTCPRNNGYTALHVAVCEDNIEIVKFLLEQGADIDQPDVHHWTPRDLAEQQGHEEIKMIFEPSNEKKPQSVMSVPEKQQTRYLGRFTSEPVILPAATTETDGSWSQSRPRRRTSNFHNSLFGVMSSAHNVESDLLLSVNQPKAVKHSVVNSARVVISCPEKGETTGKLILLPGSFQELLDIGAKKFGIFGAKIMCKGAEIGDVEVIRDGDHLVFVNDGEMLQETNNQSS; encoded by the exons ATGGATAGTCTGATTAGGAACAAAGGCGTATTTCGGGTGTCAGTGTGTGGACAAGAAGAGGTTGAACATCTCTCTAGAGAGAGTAGCCATTACAGTCTATCCACCGGCATACTTCCTTCGCTTGGTGCCCGAAGTAACCGTAGGGTCAAGCTCAGGAGTTCCATCATTTCTCCTTATGATCGCCGTTACAG GGTATGGGAGACTTTTTTGATTATTCTGGTAGTCTACACAGCTTGGGTATCACCCTTTGAATTTGGATTCATTAGAAAACCAGAAGCACCACTCTCCATTATTGATAACGTTGTTAATGGATTCTTTGCCCTGGATATTGTCCTTACCTTCTTTGTTGCATACCTTGATAAAGCTACCTATCTACTCATTGATGATCCAAAGAAGATTGCTTGGAAATATGCTAGTTCCTGGTTGGCTTTTGATATTATATCCACAATACCATCTGAATTAGCTCAAAAGTTCTTCCCTAGGCGAGTGCACTCTTATGGCTTATTTAATATGCTTCGCCTTTGGCGTCTCCGTAGAGTTAGTGCCTTGTTTTCCAG ATTGGAGAAGGACAAGAACTACAACTACTTTTGGGTTCGATGTGCTAAACTTGTTTGT GTTACACTTTTTGCTGTTCATTGTGCCGGATGTTTCTATTATCTTATAGCTGCACAGTATCATGATCCCGGAAGAACATGGATTGGAGCATCTCTGGGAGAAAATTTCCTCGAACAGAGCTTGTCTATTCGATATGTGACATCGATTTACTGGTCCATCACTACACTGACTACTGTTGGCTATGGGGATTTGCATCCTGTGAATACTAGGGAGATGATATTTGACATTTTCTACATGCTTTTCAACCTCGGATTGACAGCATATTTGATTGGTAACATGACAAACTTGGTTGTCCATGGAACCAGCCGAACTAGAAGATTT AGGGATACCATTCAAGCTGCCACAAGTTTTGCTCAAAGAAATCAATTGCCTCCCCGCCTGCAAGATCAGATGCTTGCACATTTATGTCTGAAGTTCAGGACAGATTCGGAGGGGCTGCAGCAGCAAGAGACTCTCGATGCCCTTCCCAAAGCCATCCGATCAAGCATTTCACATTATCTTTTCTACTCTCTTATGGATAAGGTGTACTTGTTTCGTGGCGTTTCTAATGACTTACTTTTTCAGCTG GTATCAGAGATGAAAGCTGAATATTTTCCTCCAAAAGAAGACATTATCCTGCAGAATGAAGCACCTACAGATTTCTACATCCTTGTCACCGGTGCTGTG GATCTAGTGATTCTAAAAAATGGAGTAGAACAG GTTGTTGGAGAGGCAAATACAGGTGATATCTGTGGTGAGATAGGTGTACTTTGTTATAGACCGCAGCTCTTCACGATACGCACAAAACGATTGTGCCAACTACTACGTCTAAACCGTACTACATTCCTTAATATCATTCAGGCCAATGTTGGAGATGGGACCATAATCATGAATAATCTCCTTCAG CATTTGAAAGACATGAATGATCCAATTATGCAAGGAGTCTTAATCGAAACGGAAAACATGCTAGCTCGTGGGAGAATGGATCTACCTCTCAATCTTTGCTTCACGGCACTCCGGGGAGATGATCTGTTGTTGCATCAGCTGTTGAAAAGGGGGCTTGACCCTAATGAGTCAGACAACAGCGGAAGAACAGCTCTG CATATAGCAGCATCGAAAGGAAGTGAGAACTGTGTTCTTCTTTTGCTGGATTATGGTGCAGATCCTAACGGCAAAG ATTCGGAAGGAAGTGTCCCACTATGGGAAGCAATGTTAGCTGGCCATGATAAAGTGGCCCAACTGCTGAAGGATAACGGGGGAAACATCAATGCTGGAGACGTAGGCCACTTTGCGTGCACTGCTGCCGAGCAGAATAACTTAAACTTGCTCAAGGAAATTGTTCGTTATGGGGGCGACGTCACATGCCCGAGGAACAATGGTTACACAGCTCTTCATGTTGCTGTTTGTGAAGACAACATTGAAATAGTCAAGTTCCTTTTGGAACAAGGTGCTGACATCGACCAACCTGATGTTCATCATTGGACCCCAAGGGATTTAGCTGAGCAACAAGGACATGAAGAAATAAAGATGATATTTGAACCAAGTAATGAAAAGAAACCCCAATCTGTCATGTCGGTTCCAGAGAAGCAGCAAACACGTTATCTTGGGAGGTTTACGAGCGAGCCGGTCATTCTGCCTGCAGCAACCACGGAAACAGATGGATCCTGGAGCCAATCCCGTCCGAGGCGTAGGACTAGTAACTTCCACAACTCTCTGTTTGGGGTAATGTCATCTGCACACAACGTGGAGAGTGATTTATTGCTGTCAGTTAATCAACCCAAGGCTGTGAAGCATTCTGTTGTTAACTCTGCTAGAGTGGTAATTAGTTGCCCGGAAAAGGGAGAAACCACCGGAAAACTCATTCTACTTCCGGGGAGCTTTCAGGAGCTACTTGACATTGGTGCTAAGAAATTTGGGATCTTTGGTGCTAAAATTATGTGCAAAGGAGCTGAAATTGGTGATGTTGAGGTGATTAGAGATGGTGACCATCTTGTTTTTGTTAATGATGGTGAAATGCTACAAGAGACCAACAACCAAAGCTCCTAA
- the LOC107963275 gene encoding uncharacterized protein has translation MATHLFTFRPSRTHASAIPAHLKPDSDRRRTTTLSTPTNCWAPLFGLPSDPDYIDSDNKTEVKQRRQVESLTDVGQKWARTKFSPARFTEDKARQLRMMTTTTSSFHDIMYHSSIASRLASDFKDR, from the coding sequence ATGGCTACCCATCTTTTCACTTTCCGTCCCTCCAGAACCCACGCCTCTGCTATTCCTGCTCACCTTAAGCCGGACTCCGACCGCCGGAGAACTACTACGTTATCTACCCCGACCAACTGCTGGGCACCGCTGTTTGGATTACCGTCCGACCCCGACTACATTGATTCCGATAACAAAACTGAGGTGAAGCAAAGACGCCAAGTCGAATCGCTAACGGACGTGGGACAAAAATGGGCCAGAACAAAGTTTTCCCCGGCTCGCTTCACGGAAGATAAGGCCAGGCAGCTCCGTATGATGACTACCACCACCTCCTCATTTCACGACATTATGTATCATTCATCCATCGCTTCTCGACTCGCTTCCGATTTCAAGGATCGCTAG